The sequence TAACGTCCTGTCTGGGCACAGAGGTCTAGCAGTTAGTGCCATGTCCTGCTACCCTGTGGAAGGGGGGTGATTGAGTCATTCACCCAACTCAACAAAAAGTTCTTATTTAAAGGCTCCATTATTATTGCAGAGCTAAAGTAAGAGACAGATATAACAATGAGCAAGACATTTATGGTCCTGACTTCATGATGCTGAGAAGTCTGGGAGTGCGTATAGGCATGTAAATAACGGGAATTTATAGCAGTATGATCAAAGCCATAATGTGTGAAGTAAACAGAAAACAGATCCTCCAATCAGGATAAAAGAGAGTATGCCATCCTTTCTCCTTTCTAAAGGAGGTGACAAGCAATATATGCAggatacaaccagaaatatggataGAATATAATAATTTTGGCAAACCCATGAGTATACTCATGGGCTCTTTGAGTTCTaggaattaaacattgtttattaacAATCAGTAACATTCAGTAGAAATCAAGTAGAGAGgagatgaaatggaaaaaaatgggtttgtagataaatttttataatttatttaaaatttttgaatatcTAGCATAAACAAATTGAACCAATTCCTGAAGATAGAAAAGTCagttttaacatttttaagtttccctTCCTTCTATGTCCCAAACAACTCATATTTTCTGCCTAGGACACAATCACATTTACCATATCTTTGTGAATTATACCAGAGTTAGCCTATGAATCTACAAAGACATATGAATGAGTTTTCACACATGATTGGTAGCCCATCCTACCCACTATTCTACTTCTTGCTTTCTCCACAATAGAGTGAAGCTTTCTctctatattaattttttaattataaaacatAGCGCACACAGTGCACCTTTATTATTTTCACTTCCTGGCTGCACATAACTATGGGTTTGCCATAATTTATTTAATCAGTCTTCTAGCAATGagaatctagtttttttttttaattttgctattataaaaaaatcaatcaatgaaaatcctattaatgcttcatttttatatgaaaaaaagaaaaaaaattaaggataGAAATAAGAGATGAAATTTTGAGGGTTTAAAAAAGCTAATTAAGATACCAAATTATAGTTTGACTTCCTATTTTTAAGttagaaatttagaaaataattatCTTCCGcttttttgttttacattttcttttcttattttacaaaCTCCAGTATGTTCTTGGCATTCCTCATACATCTCTCTTCTTCACTTTCCAAATCCATATAACCACAACACACTGTCAACACACTTTCTCCCATCAGCAAGTGCCTGCTGAGCGCTCACTGTCCTCTCCTAAGGCACTGAGAGTACATAGCAGATACAATACCTGCCACCAAGGAACATGTCCTAGTGAAGGATTGTTACATGTCTTGAAATCACAAATACACACGCTTCTCCCTTCTCTTACTCTATCCCTTAATTTTCTGTTCTTATTTCTCAACTCTATTGCTTTAGCAGGTTCCCGGTGGTATCTGTGTATAATCTTTCTCACAATGTTCAATATTGTCCCAGACCGGTATTTTAAGAACAGATGCAGTCACTCCTGTGCTCAGCAATAGAAAGCAAGTCTGCAGTGCCTTGGATGAGACGAGAACCACTACTTCATACATCACAGTAGAAAAAATTGAAGGTCATGGGTCCTACTTTTGTTACTTCCTTTCACTATGTTTAATATGGTCAAGGAGGAGGTCATACTTTGGAGATAAATTAAAATCTGTTTTTTTATGGGGAACTTTggggctagggattgaacccagggtctcacacatgctaaacacATACTCTGCACCTGAAATTTACCCACAGCCCtggaaatttgttttaattatcagAATTTATTATTAAGAAATGTATTAACTGTGTCAATTATCATCTTGAGAAATTTATATCTCTGATCTAGAATTTATATCTTTGAAAACAACTTTAACTttatggagaaaagaaattaaagagaagaCTGTATATTGTATGTCAAAGACCTAAGAAGAACTGAATTAATGGTGGCTACTGCTATCATCCACATAACTCTTATAAGACAGGGAAAGtataattatttctattttatgaatAAGGAAACAGACTCAAATATATTAAACAAGTTTTCCTAAATCCCATAAAAGAAAAGATCAGGATCTAGGATCTACACATGCTTTTATTTGACTTCATAGCCCAAGATcataacacataacacaaaaccaTTCTTTTTCTGGAACATCAGCTGGATAATCTTTTAGACTGAATGTGCCTTTCCCATTCCCTTGTTCTAGCTTCTCTTCAACCCCAGTAAACTATTCAGTGTCATTACACCCTGTGGCTATTTTATGCCTCTGgatctgtatttattttttctgcaATGCCTTCTTCCATTTCTCTGTCTGATGGAGATTTCCTGATTTTAAATCTTCCAACAAAGCATCACTAAATCACTCCCCTTTTCTACTTGTTGACTTTTGAAGCTGTAAGGAAAGTCACCGTGCCTTTCTTACCTGAGAACACAGCCAGGAACATGAAGGGAAGGAAAATGAAAGCCCGCATGGTGGAGTCAGTCCTTCCAGACGTGGTGGTTGGATGGGTTTCAACGTAACTCCTCAGCAGATTCTTTCCGAATAAACCAGGTTGATCGCCACCatgttatatatttgaaaaattctCCACCCTAATTGTTAAATAAGGTCACGTCTTTGAAAATTACAGTGTAACTTTCACAAACTGGAAGGTGTTGATTCTTGAGGGAAttgccattttaaaaaattagcttCACGCCCCAACTCCCATAAACATCCAAACTTTAATATACATCTATCAGATATCTTctcccagaaaaaaataaaataaaaatggcgaATTCTGTCTGGGAGAGTGGTAAACTCAGCTCTCTTCTTTTTATTGTTAAGGGTCGTTTATCTTCAGCTGTTATTGTATGTACATAATAGAGACCCCTCAAGCTATTTTCCCTCAAATAAGTCATATGCCAATTATTTTCCTGAAATTATATATTAAAAGCAAGTAAAAAGGCATTAAGTATTGGTCATTAGTAGGCAAAGAATGCATTCATTCTGGAATGATGACGGGTAATGTATTTTTATGAGGTAGTGAGAGACAATAGAGCTCGTGTTAAAAGAATAACATTACACCATTGACCTTCTCCTCTCAAGCTATTACACCAAATAGAAGCTCATGTGCAAATCATCTTGTAATTTTTACTTGATCATAAACTCAACATTATAAGACACTGGAATATTGTGTTCAAGGATGGCTGCCCTATATAAGGAAATTTTGAATTAACTGGAACATGTCCAAAAGAAGATGACCTTGATAATGTGAGGTTGGAGCCTCACATAGTATCAAGTAAGTTCACAGCAGCAGGAAATATAAGCTAGAAAAGAACAGACATAGGAATGATAATGGCATGTTCATTGGTTTCCTCATTGCAAGATATTCGTATGAAGAGAAAGGTATTTTATCTGTATGGTTTTAGATGACatataaagaagaacaaataaagCATTTTGGAGTTCTAAAGAAAATATCAGTTTGGGGAAGGGAGGTGATCTTAGATGGTTCTTGCAAACGCTTTCATTCTAAAATCCTCAGACTTAGTTGTTTGGAATTATGTTTGATTTTCTCTTCAGTTTATTTGAagaagggcaattttggccctttTAACTTACCTACATTCTCAAACTGttttggcatggtggtgcatgtctgtaatcccagcagctcaggaggctgagacaagagaattgagtgctcaaggccagcctcagcaaaagtgaggtgctaagcaattcagtgagactctgcctctaaataaaatacaaaattgaactgggaatgtggctcagtggttcagtgcctctgagttcaatcccagaacacttcctcccccaaaaaagaaggacgattttgaaaattatttctcaTTATTGAGTCAGCAATTTTCTGACACCAAGAGACAAATTTAAAGAGTTTTGTAGAGTAAGAAACCAATGTCCATTCCCCTCCATCCCGGCATAATTGTCCTCTAGATGGATACAGATTCACACTAGTGTCATTAGGGAACCAAAACACCTTGGATTATGTATAAATTTCCCCCAAATATTTCATTGTGAACAGTTTGAGAATGTAGGTAAGTTGAAAGAACTGTACAGTGAAACCCCAAATACACTCCACCAAGATTCATTAAGTACTATTTTGCTATATTTACTCTATTAAATATCTGTCAAAAAGTGTAAATTTCATAGACATTATTTTCACATCCAGATACTCATTTATGTAACACAATCCAATAACTTTTCAAATAACGAATGGACCATTGTAACTTCATCTGTGGTTTGCTTTAAATACTCAGTGCAATTGTGTGTCCTATTCCATGGTTTTTCCTAACACCAAGGCTACGGACACTTCAAAACAGCACATGTAATTGAGTGCTCTGTAGGTTGGGAACTCTTCAGTGGAAGCTAAAGTCTCATAAAACTCATGCTCAGAGGTCTCAGAGCCGGCCTCAGTGGATTAACTTAATTACAATATATATTTCTCTTCTAATCGtagtaattctctcaattttAAACTCATCTTACATTTTTACCTTCCTTCACATTTAGGAAGAAAGTGAAGAGTTTGAATAGCCTCAGAAAATGCTCACCACACCCCCACATTTGAGAAGGAGAAAATGTGTTTTTTGCATGTTGTGAAGGATTCTAAACCAAGGCTGTTCTTTTAGCATCTTCGTTGTCATTATACTTGGGTGGAAATAACAATAGGAAAGGAGTTGAATGTCTGTCTCCATCACCTTTAGCTACGTGGTCTTATTTATTCAAGTTTCCCtatctctttttttcctatttctaaaATCACCATTATAATACCCCACTGCTCATTGAAGGAGTCAAACTTCACGAGGTGTTTTGCTGTGGTTTGGAGTTTGGAGGGAAAGCCTTTTTACTTGCCATTTGGTGACCTTGCAGGGTCTTAGATTACCCTATCTCAGGTAACCTAATTTAATCTCAAGCCATTTGTCAGACACCTAGAGAAGGGAATGATAGACTCCCTAATACCTTTCTCCTGCTGAACACATTAGCTACTctgtttcattttcattctccCCCCAAAGGGAGCAAAGCTCTGTTTTCTTGGACCTCAGGAGCTGTCTAGAGTTTGAACATAGTGAAAGGGAGAAAGCATCAGTGTACCCCAGCACTCGTTAGGCTTTTCGGACATGGGCACTAGTATGCTTAATTGGGTCCAACAAGACAAATTGAGTGTTCAGTCTGGTCTTTGAAATATAATTCTTATTTCATGGGAGACACAATGCCTTGTAAATTCAGCATCTTGCTGCAAAAATGGCCAGAGGCAGACTTGTCACCTGGTTACCAAATCTCATTAAATACTTTGTAATGTTAGGCAAGAAGCCAAAGGCCACCCACTAAGTAACCCCTGCCTGACTTCAGGCCTTCCCTTGGTTTACTCAGGGATTTGAAGATTTCATACAGTCTTCTCCTCTTCCCCAGGAAGGTGTCAGTTTCAGAATAATGAGTCCCCCAGGGAGGCAGGTGATTGAGAAACGATCCTGAATAACTTCTCGGTGTTGGCTTCAAGTTCTTCATTCAGTTCACAGACTTGCAATGCAAAATGAAATTCAAATATCATCATCATTTATCAAGGTGACATGTATATCTGACACACACTTGTTCCTTTAATGTTAATTATTGCCATTCTATTCATGTCATCCTTTGAGGAAGTTAAGAACACACTCCCTTCCCTCTTCACTTTAGTTGAACCCACGTGGGGTAACCAGAgaacaataaatataaaatagggcataATTATAATAGTTATGAAGTAAGGTGGTTATAATGAGCATTTATTAACTTATTACTAAGACTTTCATCATAAGGAAATCTTTGGTTGTACAAGTTTACAAATCCTAGGGACAAATATAATCTCTTTCACACTCTCAAATTAAGTCCCCATTACTATCATCATTAAGTATAACATTGGCtttcattttaactttttttgtcatattttagagaaaatatgTTTATAGACAGATCTCATGTTGATACTATTTTTAGCCATTCAGGACCAAGTCATTTGTGACTTGTTTCTTAAGCCTTGCTTCCAAGTACCTTTCATATAATAGCTTCTCATAATTAGACTTATGATTATACTTTGAAAGAAGAGTGTATTTTTAGAATATTATTTCAAAAATCAGCACCAACCACTCCTCACATATGCTATACCTCCTCTCCTACAGAAGAGTCAATTCCCCCTTCTTCAAATTTGAGCCAGTAATAATAGGATGCAATAGATATGACAACACATCAGTATTTGGTCAGCCTTAAGAGGCCTGTCAGTGTTGGATGATAGGTTATTGAAAGagaatgggggtgtgggactagaACACAAAGTAGCCATCCCACTAGGTGAGTGAAATACAAGGCACATTACTTCAACCATCTTGAATCCCAACTGAACGTCCAGACAGTACCTTTTGGACCTTACCCTAACAGAACAACACCTGCAAATTTTgcagaaatggaagaaaataaatgtgCAACTGTTGATTTCAGCCACTAAGTTGGTGGTGAATTATTATTCTACACTAGATAATCATTGTAATATTGTTGACAAGACAATGATTACTTCTCTAAATTGAATTAAGACCCCCTTGATAAATGTACTAACTGCTATTGAGGCATTTTATatggattatctcatttaatacttAAAACAATACTTTCCCTAAATATTTGATAAAGACATTCAAGCACAATCATGAATCACTACATTCACACTTAACTCTAGTAAGGATACCTTAAAATGTAAGTCCATCCTTGGTTATCTGGAAAAGTGGGAATACCATTACTAGAAACAGAGACTTGGAGAAAAAGCATTTAGTGCACAGATCATCTTATGAGCCCTTCAGTTGGAGGTCAGTAAATCTTTAGCAGTGCAGAACTAATATTCAGGTCCAGGCTGGAAAAAGATCTAGGTCCAGCCACATGGAGAAGATTTCCAATTAACTTCTAATTGGCAATGAGAAAGAGATGGGTCAAAAGCCTGCATCTCAGAAGCCAAACATCTTGCTCAGGAAGGATACAGAAAAAATCAACCATTTTATAACAGTGATTTTAAATGAGAGGTCAACTATTCCATAGtgtgagaaataaaattttatgtgtatgtatgtcaGTATTTTCCAAAGAGAAAGTCCATGAATCacatcacatttttaaaatacctaAAAGAAAAGGTTAGGCAGAAAACCAACatcacccaactgcaaaacttccTATAGAATTACAGTAATCAAGTCAGAGTGATACTGACTAAAGAATGAACAGATCAATGAAACAGAATTGAGAACCTGGAAACAGACTCACATATAGTCAACTAATTTTGACAAAAGGAGCATGGAAATACAATGGAAATACAAAAAGACAGTCGTTTGAACAAATGATACTGATCCTGAAACAACTGGGAATCCATTTGCAAAATGATTAATACCGACACAGTCAACACTTAGTGAATGTTAAcgattactttttaattttgatcTTTAATTTGATCACTAATGTTCATTGAAATGGTCAAAACAGGGGATTTCTAGTACTCCACAGCACAGTGGGTGGCTATAGTTCATAATAAACTATTATTAATAAATGGAAGAGAGGACCTGAAAGACTCCAGAAATGAATAATGATGAGGACATGGATGTGTTAATAACTCTGACTTCCAGTACacagaatatatgtgtattaagtatCACACTGTACTCACAAATATTTATCTTTATTATGTATTAATCAAATAtctaaaaaaatgtttatgaaggtgagaaaagaaagaaaaagaaggaaggaagtaaagaaaaagagggagggaaggaaggaagcttTCTGAGGCATCTGAGGAtaatcaagaaaagaaaaaatctagaaaatatcacaaaaaccgagcaaagcaaaatgcaaattgGATagtgcattgtgtgtgtgtgtgtgtgtgtgtgtgtgtgtgtgtgtgtgtatgtttgtgtgtgtgtgtgcttgtgttatAAAAAAGTGTTAAGAGGTCATTTTGGGTATGTGGTTCCAGAAGTATTGCCACTTTGTGGAAGTGATAAAGAAGCAAACATGGGTTTGCTCTGAAGAAATTGTTCTCTATTGATGGTGTGAGCTGCATCTTCAGAATATCAATTTCCCAAAATCAAAAATATTCAACAAGGTGCTTACAATTGGTATGCCTTAAAGAAGGGATATAGACCTTATTTGCTCTCAGGAACCAGGAGCTAAAGCTAAACAGTGAGGCTGACCTGAGGCATTGTGAAAACAGTCCATCTAAAGATCTCAAAAATTAACAAATGATTGCTTATTGAGAGATGTGGGTATCACATAACCAGATCTTCTCCTTTCTCAAGAATTTAtatgtgaattttaaatttttctatcatTTCTATGTGACATTGATAAGTTTGAAATgtgaaattttatgatttttaaaagttcacatttaactgaaaaaatcAAAAAGAAGCAAGTTAACCATTTGTGAGTTAAGGAAACTTTCCTAATTCACATCCAACTTGTTTACCATTTGATAAAGTCCTTTGCTTTACAAGCGGTACAATCAGTTATGTAATATTGAAGTACCCTgtattctgattttattttttctacataCTCAATGTGAGAGTtagaactattttttaaatagttctcaaattgtctttttttccccctacaaTGCTACCCCCTACTATTTACagctaatttatatttctctatGTCAGAAGTTTACTAAAATGTCAGCCCTTCTATGCAGTTGTTTCTTAATGAACTTCAGTAGTTTCCTATAACTCAGAGTGATTTTATCTGGCCCCCAGTGTGATGAAGTGGCTcttctcattcacttcatgaagacaaccttatttttaaaatttagttttattCTTTCATACATGTTATATTCTCTGATTGAAATACCTTTCCACcgtatttatatgtgtgtgaatTCTTTTCATCCTTCAGGACACATTTCAAagaaccagttttgaataaacacTCTTTTCAACCTGAACCCCAACTCTTTCCAACATATgctctgatttgtttcctttatAGATTTgtaataactgaaaatatattttttaaatgtttattcttATCTACATGGTAAAGCACAAAACTCTTTGTCAGGatctttgatttatatatggATTGATATCCAGTATATTATAGACACTGAATAATTACTTGTAGAATTAATTAATGGAATAAATAATTCTTTGGGCTTTTTTAGCAGATGTATATCAaaccatgttttgttttgttttgttttgtttttaggggggggtactagggactgaactcaggggcacttggtcactgagccatacccccagccctactttgtattttatttagagacagtatctcactgagttgcttagtgcctcatcattgctgaggctggctttgaactcacagttctcctttctcagcctcccaagtaactgggattacaggcgtgtgctactgtgcctgactcaaaccatgttttatttagttgGAATACTTTATCTTTCTGAAAAGTGACTGAAAGTACTGATTGTGTCCATCCATCTCTAGATTTCTAAGAATCTACAACATAGTAATGGATCTACACTTTCAAGCTTTTTCACATCTCCCAAATAtagaaaattctgttttctgtggtACGCTGTATTTAACAGATAAAGTCAGAGACCAGTAACGTGTAGGCTTCAGCTGCCTCAGAACCTGTTTAGCTGCTCCATGACCGAAGTCACCAACATTTTATTCCACCTGTTATTTATTTCTGGACTCAGCATGTAAATTAAGGCTCTAAAACTAAATGTGTTCTTTATGGAAAAATACTTCCCAAATATAGTATGTACTAAAGACTGCTAATTTGTGTCCAATTATGCACATTTAATTCCTGGGATCCAGCTTTATTTTCCTTGAAGTTCTGCATAACTTCTGAAGAACTGAGCACTGATTGGAGAATTATTGATTTGATAAGTGTGGTAATATTCTAGTCTCTGTTTGCAAATTGTATCCTTTTATCCTGAGGTGGTATAGCAATTATTCTAATTCAATTAAACAAAGTGTCCTCCATTATTACTTGAAAAGAACATCACTGTAGAAATTTTGCCAGGACCACTTTATTCAAACTACTTCTTTTTGTGCATAATAACTGATAGGAAATACATTGCAATAGAGACTGGgaaacaaagaagacattttctaaaataaaagcaaactaAAGACACTTCCATTATTGTAATGTCAAAGGAATCAACACTTCCCTTCATGTTTGAAACCAAGTTTTCCATTTCTttccctgaaagaaaaaaaaagttattcagagatgaaatggaGTATAGAAAGACACAAATCCAGACCGGGTGAACTGGGAAAGGGCATTTACACTTCTTAAGCCTCGAGTAGGGGGTTTATAATATTGTTTTTTATATGAGAATTATCTGTAACATACATTAAATACTAACATCTTAATAGTTTCCCTGACTCATATCCCATTTACACAACCTAAAGGGGGCCTTCATGTGCTTACATAGCTGCTTTGCAGAATTCACAGAGATTTGGGTAAGTTTTCCCATCAGTGCCACACACTGGTTTGTCTGTCTTTGGGCAGGATTTTCCATCTGTAGCTGGTTTCTTCTCATAGTTGCTGCACAAAGCCTGTAATTTAAATGTctttatttcatgaaaatggcattgaTATCATTTGCTCtctttaagaatttaaaaaaatattagactTATGTGCTTAGAAATCCTTCAAAGAGC is a genomic window of Callospermophilus lateralis isolate mCalLat2 chromosome 5, mCalLat2.hap1, whole genome shotgun sequence containing:
- the LOC143399301 gene encoding serine protease inhibitor Kazal-type 12-like, producing MKLSGTFLLLVSLACLFLFTEAVSHKGYQALCSNYEKKPATDGKSCPKTDKPVCGTDGKTYPNLCEFCKAAMERNGKLGFKHEGKC